From the genome of Scytonema hofmannii PCC 7110, one region includes:
- a CDS encoding ABC transporter permease, with protein MTTSKISLEASRDWVTRVVTSDTFLYIMKRLLQAVLTLFLAAALSFFIIQLAPGDYVDTLRQNPKISPERIEELRRQFGLDKSWPEQFGLWLWRILTKGDFGTSFVYQRSVSSLLWERVPATLLLAVSSLIVTWAIAIPLGIIAAVKQNQWVDRIFQVISYVGQGFPSFVTALFLLIFAQNTSPVFPVGGMTSINFTELTWFGQILDISWHMILPTIALSVTSFAGLQRITRGELLDVLRQDYIQTARAKGLPENRVIYVHALRNAINPLITLLGFELASLLSGAFIAEYFFNWPGLGRLTLLAVQSQDLYLVMASLVMSAVLLSIGNLVADLLLKIADPRIRLENLN; from the coding sequence ATGACTACTTCAAAAATCTCCTTGGAAGCGAGCCGCGATTGGGTGACAAGAGTGGTCACCAGCGACACATTTCTTTACATAATGAAGCGGCTATTGCAGGCGGTGCTAACTTTGTTTTTGGCTGCGGCGTTGTCGTTTTTTATTATTCAACTAGCACCAGGAGATTATGTAGATACGCTCAGGCAAAACCCTAAAATATCTCCAGAACGAATTGAGGAACTCAGGCGGCAATTCGGTCTTGATAAGTCGTGGCCAGAGCAATTTGGACTTTGGCTGTGGCGAATCCTGACAAAAGGAGATTTTGGGACAAGCTTTGTTTACCAACGCTCGGTATCATCACTTTTGTGGGAGCGCGTACCAGCCACTTTGCTACTAGCTGTCTCCTCTCTGATTGTAACATGGGCGATCGCCATCCCTTTAGGTATTATTGCTGCCGTCAAACAAAATCAATGGGTTGACCGAATTTTTCAAGTCATCAGCTACGTTGGTCAAGGTTTCCCCAGCTTTGTGACTGCCCTGTTTCTGCTGATTTTTGCTCAAAACACCTCACCTGTTTTTCCAGTAGGTGGAATGACTAGCATCAATTTTACTGAGTTAACATGGTTTGGTCAGATATTAGACATTAGCTGGCACATGATTTTACCAACGATCGCACTCAGTGTTACTAGTTTTGCAGGCTTGCAACGTATTACTAGAGGAGAGTTGTTGGATGTATTGAGACAAGATTACATTCAAACAGCCCGTGCCAAAGGATTACCAGAAAACCGAGTGATTTACGTTCATGCCCTCCGCAATGCCATCAACCCCTTGATTACTTTATTAGGTTTTGAACTTGCCAGTTTATTAAGTGGTGCCTTCATTGCCGAATATTTCTTTAACTGGCCTGGTTTGGGAAGGTTAACCTTACTAGCAGTGCAATCCCAAGATTTATATTTAGTAATGGCAAGTTTAGTCATGAGTGCTGTATTGCTAAGCATTGGTAACCTAGTCGCAGACTTGCTATTAAAAATCGCTGACCCCCGCATTCGCTTAGAAAATTTAAATTAG
- a CDS encoding adenine phosphoribosyltransferase, with amino-acid sequence MDLKSLIRDIPDFPKPGILFRDITTLLRDPEGLRYTVDLFADQINDANLMADYVVGIESRGFIIGAPLAYKLGAGFIPVRKPGKLPAEVHSIEYALEYGTDCLEIHKDALQSGCRVLVVDDLIATGGTASATAKLVKQIGCELVGFGFIIELRDLQGRKHLPDAPIITLVEY; translated from the coding sequence ATGGATTTAAAATCTCTCATTCGTGACATTCCAGATTTTCCCAAACCAGGAATTTTATTTCGCGATATCACAACGCTACTGCGTGACCCAGAAGGGCTGCGCTACACTGTTGACTTATTTGCAGACCAAATCAACGATGCCAACCTTATGGCAGACTATGTGGTAGGGATAGAGTCAAGAGGGTTCATTATTGGCGCACCACTTGCTTATAAATTAGGAGCAGGTTTTATTCCTGTCCGCAAACCGGGCAAACTACCAGCAGAAGTTCACTCTATTGAGTATGCACTTGAGTATGGTACGGATTGTTTGGAAATCCATAAAGACGCTTTACAATCAGGTTGCCGAGTTCTCGTAGTAGACGATCTAATCGCCACTGGTGGCACGGCCTCTGCAACAGCAAAACTTGTAAAACAAATTGGCTGCGAACTTGTCGGTTTTGGGTTTATCATCGAGCTACGGGATTTACAAGGACGAAAACATTTGCCAGATGCACCAATTATTACTCTTGTGGAATATTAG
- a CDS encoding DUF3038 domain-containing protein: MNVSASVTSYNSPTSKSLPMILDSLPEPVIEGQGCPRRTRMQIDFLLLAIEALELGGSEAILAFAEELDLKGIVKNRVNLWRMRSTNPLRRAHTRRTLSVTEAKALVVIACYIARRLTVMIRQLLMVYQQMVEKQIPLEQNLRLSNYLERFRAHFKSRMNPRRSGLNTLNSDEKLDELAINLLGQLLFCTGTSGMQRFWISLFDGEVE; encoded by the coding sequence ATGAATGTCTCTGCTAGTGTAACGTCTTATAATAGTCCAACCTCTAAATCTTTGCCAATGATTCTGGACTCTTTACCCGAACCGGTGATTGAGGGACAGGGTTGTCCCCGCCGGACTCGGATGCAAATTGACTTCTTATTACTGGCGATTGAGGCTTTGGAGCTTGGTGGCTCGGAAGCCATTTTGGCATTTGCTGAAGAGTTGGATCTTAAAGGTATTGTAAAAAATAGAGTCAATTTGTGGCGGATGCGTAGCACAAATCCTCTGCGAAGAGCACATACTCGTCGTACCTTGAGTGTAACAGAGGCAAAAGCTTTAGTAGTTATTGCTTGCTACATAGCACGACGCCTGACCGTTATGATTCGTCAGTTGTTAATGGTGTATCAACAAATGGTTGAAAAACAAATCCCATTAGAACAAAATTTGCGTCTCTCAAATTACTTAGAGCGATTTAGAGCGCATTTTAAGAGCCGAATGAATCCCCGGCGCTCTGGGTTAAATACATTAAATTCTGATGAAAAATTAGATGAACTGGCTATAAATTTGTTGGGGCAACTCTTATTTTGTACCGGTACATCTGGAATGCAAAGGTTCTGGATTAGTCTATTTGACGGTGAAGTGGAATGA
- a CDS encoding DUF4335 domain-containing protein, whose amino-acid sequence MNIQRKYSLPNCTLLLEGLSDATRAAHLQELRPELSILVNAECYISGYKKPISGGREFFESLVRAVSAYAQEFLSNIPHAQAHDSESELVQLQKVSSDRHRLTVHYENASQETGANSHGQQATEIDLNTVQLFDLVEAIDQFFADSQTLPELSLKVQPVARRYGNFSQALVKQAVPVGIGVTSLAAAAVAFSIIPVPEVRPPQQNNTQKTSSTTSRTNNLASPTVTPTPTPNEPIAASPTFTPTPTAAASTPASLAASVNPTTPTPTPNTPTATATTPNPTAVKDLEALLNTVPEITDASVLRALQRQVYNQINPEWANRSALTQDSVFRVGVAGDGSLIGYKAVNKESNDAVAKTPLPKLLYNPAGSRGPITNEPIAQFKVVFTNRGILEISPWRGYTKTPEVIGSKITDTNTVSTLNKKLTDTIRQSLSNTTSFPKDLKYRVALNKEGTIADYEPLNQVAFDYFRQTPLPKMFQDVYGSNVAAPNSKEPLAHFQVVFKPNGNLEVTPWKGYGQ is encoded by the coding sequence ATGAATATTCAGCGTAAGTATAGTTTACCTAATTGTACGCTCCTTTTGGAGGGTTTGAGTGATGCTACAAGAGCGGCGCACCTTCAAGAATTGCGCCCAGAATTATCGATATTGGTAAATGCAGAATGTTATATATCTGGATATAAAAAACCTATATCAGGAGGACGGGAGTTTTTTGAAAGCTTGGTGAGGGCAGTCAGTGCCTATGCTCAAGAGTTTTTAAGCAACATACCCCATGCTCAAGCACATGACTCAGAGTCAGAATTGGTGCAGTTACAAAAAGTGAGTAGCGATCGCCACAGATTAACTGTACACTATGAGAACGCATCACAAGAAACAGGTGCAAATTCTCACGGTCAACAAGCTACTGAAATCGATTTAAATACAGTGCAGCTTTTTGATTTAGTAGAAGCCATAGACCAATTTTTTGCTGATAGCCAAACACTACCAGAGTTGTCATTAAAAGTACAACCTGTTGCCAGACGATATGGCAACTTCAGCCAAGCTTTGGTCAAGCAGGCAGTTCCAGTCGGTATAGGTGTCACTAGTTTGGCAGCTGCCGCAGTTGCTTTTAGTATCATCCCAGTACCTGAAGTTCGTCCACCGCAACAAAACAATACACAAAAGACTAGCAGCACGACATCTCGTACCAACAATCTTGCTTCTCCTACTGTCACACCAACACCTACTCCTAACGAACCAATAGCTGCAAGCCCTACTTTTACTCCCACACCTACAGCCGCAGCGTCCACACCTGCTTCCCTTGCTGCATCTGTGAATCCTACAACCCCCACACCAACTCCAAACACACCTACAGCAACTGCTACTACTCCAAACCCAACTGCAGTTAAAGATTTAGAAGCACTTTTAAACACGGTTCCCGAAATTACGGATGCATCAGTTTTGCGTGCATTGCAACGCCAAGTTTACAACCAAATTAATCCAGAATGGGCGAATCGCTCAGCATTGACTCAGGACTCCGTTTTTCGGGTTGGTGTCGCTGGGGATGGTTCCCTTATTGGCTATAAAGCAGTTAATAAAGAGTCCAATGATGCTGTGGCGAAAACTCCCCTACCCAAGCTTCTTTATAATCCTGCTGGTTCGCGAGGTCCCATCACTAATGAACCGATAGCCCAATTCAAAGTCGTTTTTACAAATCGAGGCATTTTGGAAATTAGCCCTTGGCGAGGATACACTAAAACGCCAGAGGTTATAGGTAGCAAAATTACTGACACCAACACAGTCAGTACACTGAATAAAAAACTGACTGACACTATCCGCCAGAGTTTGAGTAATACAACTTCTTTTCCAAAAGATTTGAAGTACCGGGTAGCCCTCAATAAAGAAGGAACGATCGCGGATTATGAACCACTCAATCAAGTCGCTTTTGACTATTTTCGACAAACACCTCTTCCCAAGATGTTCCAAGACGTTTATGGTTCAAATGTAGCTGCGCCTAACAGCAAAGAACCTCTTGCTCACTTCCAAGTGGTATTCAAACCTAACGGTAATCTTGAGGTGACTCCTTGGAAGGGGTACGGACAGTAG
- a CDS encoding transglycosylase domain-containing protein — MSSPQPPQKPQTLLGQITQAVQTIQARVDFSKLALKPNAKVPELWVQDAGTDKAEVYPLLGDRYILGRSSKSCDIVVRNPVVSQIHLSLSRDSSQRIPAFVIKDEESTNGIYRGKRRVKSLELCHGDVLTLGPPELAASVRLQFVNPPAWYVRAAGWTGLGVTGAVSLAALAIGIEWLKVSVRPLPGATRAPVVIYARDGETRLREPRTNAHIDMKKLQDFGPYLPAAIVASEDSRYYWHFGVDPLGILRAVFINTRSGDVQQGASTVTQQVARSLFQSYVGRQDSLGRKFREAVVALKLETFYSKDDILLTYLNRVFLGADTSGFEDASRYYFDKSAKELTLAEAATLVGILPAPNAFDFCGDSDNKLRTIEYRNRVLRRLLEMGKVKQDEYNRARRSPVEVSSKVCEQQAKTIAPYFYSYVFQELEKILGKELATEGNFIIETQLDPQIQSKAETALRNQVRSAGKNLGFSQGAMVTLDTSTGAILSMVGGTDYRTSQFNRAVQAKRQPGSTFKVFAYTAAIEQGISSGRSYSCAPLRWGGFTYKPCRTGGGSLTVSTGLALSENPIALRIAQDVGLDKVISTARRLGVKSQLDEVPGLILGQSVVNVLEMTGAFGAIGNNGVWNRPHAISRILDSSDCRDRNDPKTCRVIYSFDQDPEANKRVLSPEITDTMVRMLRGVITNGTGRSAAIGLGEAGKTGTTNKNVDLWFIGFIPQRRLATGIWLGNDNNSPTSGSSAQAAQLWGNYMGKITK; from the coding sequence ATGAGTTCCCCCCAACCACCTCAAAAGCCACAAACTTTGCTTGGTCAAATAACTCAAGCAGTACAGACAATTCAAGCTAGAGTAGATTTCTCTAAACTGGCACTCAAGCCTAATGCCAAAGTACCGGAACTCTGGGTGCAGGATGCGGGGACAGATAAAGCAGAGGTATATCCCCTATTGGGCGATCGCTACATACTGGGACGCAGTTCTAAGTCCTGCGATATCGTGGTTCGCAATCCAGTCGTCAGTCAAATTCACCTATCACTTTCAAGGGATTCCAGCCAACGAATTCCCGCGTTTGTCATCAAAGATGAAGAATCTACAAATGGCATTTATCGAGGCAAGCGGCGGGTAAAATCCTTAGAGTTGTGTCATGGTGATGTTCTTACCCTCGGTCCGCCAGAACTAGCAGCTTCAGTCAGATTGCAGTTCGTCAATCCACCAGCCTGGTACGTGAGAGCAGCAGGTTGGACAGGGTTGGGTGTGACTGGCGCAGTTTCTCTAGCGGCACTTGCGATCGGTATTGAATGGTTAAAAGTAAGTGTCAGACCCTTACCAGGTGCAACGCGAGCACCCGTTGTGATTTACGCTCGTGATGGAGAAACACGACTGCGCGAACCACGAACAAACGCCCACATTGATATGAAAAAGTTGCAGGATTTTGGTCCTTATTTGCCTGCAGCAATTGTTGCTTCGGAAGATAGCCGGTATTACTGGCATTTTGGAGTTGACCCGTTGGGAATTTTACGAGCTGTGTTTATTAATACTCGTAGCGGTGATGTCCAACAAGGAGCCAGTACTGTTACCCAACAAGTTGCCCGGAGTTTATTTCAGAGTTATGTAGGTAGACAGGATTCTCTGGGACGGAAATTCCGAGAAGCAGTTGTTGCCTTAAAGTTAGAGACATTTTACAGCAAAGATGACATTCTGCTGACCTATTTAAACAGGGTTTTTTTGGGAGCAGATACATCAGGTTTTGAAGATGCGTCTCGGTACTACTTTGACAAGTCAGCCAAGGAATTAACTCTTGCAGAAGCAGCAACACTGGTGGGAATTTTACCTGCGCCCAACGCCTTCGACTTTTGTGGAGATAGCGATAACAAGCTGAGAACCATAGAATACCGCAATCGCGTACTGAGACGATTGCTGGAAATGGGCAAAGTTAAACAAGATGAGTATAACAGAGCAAGGCGATCGCCCGTTGAGGTGAGTTCTAAAGTTTGCGAACAGCAAGCAAAAACCATTGCTCCTTATTTTTATAGTTATGTCTTCCAAGAACTAGAAAAGATTTTGGGAAAAGAACTAGCAACAGAGGGAAACTTTATTATTGAAACTCAGCTAGACCCACAAATTCAGTCAAAAGCAGAAACGGCGTTACGCAATCAAGTTCGCAGTGCCGGAAAAAATTTGGGATTTTCTCAAGGAGCTATGGTAACTCTTGATACTAGTACAGGCGCGATCTTATCTATGGTAGGTGGTACAGATTACAGAACCAGCCAATTCAATCGCGCCGTTCAAGCAAAAAGGCAACCAGGTTCCACTTTCAAAGTTTTTGCCTATACAGCAGCTATTGAGCAAGGAATTTCGTCAGGAAGGTCTTATTCCTGTGCGCCTTTACGCTGGGGAGGCTTTACTTATAAACCCTGCCGCACGGGGGGGGGAAGTTTGACAGTTTCCACGGGGCTAGCTTTATCTGAGAACCCTATCGCCTTGAGAATTGCTCAAGATGTCGGGCTAGATAAAGTTATATCAACAGCACGACGATTGGGAGTCAAATCCCAGCTAGATGAAGTCCCTGGGTTAATACTGGGTCAGAGCGTGGTTAATGTATTAGAAATGACAGGAGCTTTTGGTGCGATCGGCAACAACGGTGTATGGAACCGTCCCCACGCCATTAGTAGGATACTAGATAGCAGTGATTGCCGCGATCGGAATGACCCAAAGACTTGTCGTGTCATTTATTCATTTGACCAAGATCCGGAAGCAAACAAGCGAGTTTTGTCACCTGAAATTACCGATACAATGGTGCGGATGTTGCGCGGAGTTATAACAAATGGTACGGGTCGCAGTGCAGCTATTGGATTAGGCGAAGCAGGTAAGACGGGTACAACAAATAAAAATGTTGACCTGTGGTTCATTGGCTTTATCCCTCAACGACGTCTAGCCACAGGAATTTGGCTGGGAAACGATAACAATTCTCCAACATCTGGCAGTAGTGCTCAAGCAGCACAACTCTGGGGAAATTATATGGGGAAAATTACTAAGTGA
- the lspA gene encoding signal peptidase II: MRIKNHLFWVAAVVAFCLDQLTKYWIMQTFNLGQTQALLPGIFHFTYVTNTGAAFSLLSGKVEWLRWLSLGVSLVLIAMAWFGPVLHFWDQLGYGLILGGAIGNGIDRFILGYVVDFLDFRLINFPVFNLADVFINTGIACLLISTFQKTPTSHHR; encoded by the coding sequence ATGCGTATAAAAAATCATCTCTTCTGGGTTGCGGCTGTGGTGGCTTTTTGCTTAGACCAACTGACGAAATATTGGATAATGCAAACTTTTAACTTGGGACAAACCCAAGCCTTATTACCTGGAATATTTCACTTTACTTATGTCACCAATACTGGTGCAGCTTTTAGTTTATTATCAGGAAAAGTAGAGTGGTTGCGCTGGTTATCATTGGGAGTTAGTCTAGTGTTGATAGCAATGGCATGGTTCGGTCCTGTCTTACATTTTTGGGATCAACTGGGCTACGGTTTGATTTTAGGCGGAGCAATTGGTAATGGGATCGACAGATTTATTCTAGGCTACGTTGTTGATTTTCTCGATTTTCGGTTAATTAACTTTCCAGTATTTAATTTGGCTGATGTCTTTATCAATACCGGTATTGCTTGCCTGCTAATTTCTACTTTTCAAAAAACACCAACTTCTCATCACAGGTAG
- a CDS encoding biotin transporter BioY, giving the protein MLAASNQLLWSMIGLLLTMGGTFLEAHVTTLPWNWSHQGVHTFSLGVTYQIGGVLLVGCLGGKNAGALSQIAYLVMGLTLLPVFAEGGGIGYVKLSHFGYLLGFIPGAWICGYFAFKAKPRLETLTFSCFCGLLTVHICGITYLIISSVLQWQGTETLPLTQAMLKYSWFALPGQLAVVCAVVVIAYVLRHLMFY; this is encoded by the coding sequence ATGCTAGCTGCATCCAATCAATTATTGTGGTCTATGATTGGCTTACTGCTGACCATGGGTGGTACGTTCTTAGAAGCCCATGTCACCACCTTACCTTGGAATTGGAGCCACCAGGGAGTTCACACTTTCTCTCTAGGGGTCACCTATCAAATTGGTGGGGTGCTGCTAGTTGGCTGTTTGGGAGGCAAAAATGCTGGCGCACTCTCACAAATTGCTTACCTAGTTATGGGCTTGACCTTACTACCCGTATTTGCTGAGGGTGGTGGAATTGGCTACGTCAAACTATCCCACTTTGGCTACTTGCTAGGTTTTATTCCAGGGGCGTGGATTTGTGGATATTTTGCCTTTAAAGCTAAACCCAGACTGGAAACTCTAACGTTTAGTTGTTTTTGTGGGTTGTTAACCGTCCACATCTGCGGTATTACTTATTTGATTATCAGTTCTGTTTTACAGTGGCAAGGTACAGAAACTTTGCCTTTAACGCAAGCAATGCTTAAATACTCCTGGTTTGCATTACCAGGACAATTAGCCGTGGTTTGCGCTGTAGTTGTCATAGCATATGTCCTACGCCATCTCATGTTTTACTAG
- the pstS gene encoding phosphate ABC transporter substrate-binding protein PstS yields the protein MLFHYPVINSSRLTRTASVLALTLSLAACGGGEQQAQTGNNTSENTGAATNTTATGPAKLDLGGNVSLTGAGASFPAPLYTAWFQGLNQKYPSLQVNYQSVGSGAGVEQFIKGTVDFGASDVAMKDEEIKKVDRGVLLLPMTAGSIVLAYNLTGVDQQIKLPREVYTNIFLGNIKTWNDPKITAANPGVNLPNTPITIVHRSDGSGTTGVFTDHLSAVSPEWKSKVGSGKTVSWPSGVGAKGNEGVTAQVQQTQGAIGYVEYGYAKQNELKFASLENKAGQFIVPSDQSAAKTLESVTLPDNLRAFITDPEGAESYPIVTYSWILAYKKYPDAAKAKAVEAMIEYGLTEGQKQAPELGYVPLPQPVVQKVAAAADTISPDYKIAGDAAGNTTAATSTGK from the coding sequence ATGCTTTTCCATTACCCTGTCATTAATTCTTCTCGCCTAACGAGAACAGCTTCAGTACTTGCACTTACCCTGAGCTTAGCTGCTTGTGGTGGTGGAGAACAGCAAGCACAAACTGGTAACAACACCAGTGAGAATACTGGCGCTGCTACAAATACAACTGCTACCGGACCGGCAAAACTCGATTTAGGTGGTAATGTATCGTTAACTGGTGCTGGAGCATCTTTCCCAGCACCTTTGTACACAGCTTGGTTCCAAGGACTAAACCAAAAATATCCCAGCCTGCAAGTTAACTATCAGTCAGTTGGTAGTGGTGCTGGTGTAGAGCAATTTATCAAAGGCACTGTAGATTTCGGTGCTAGCGACGTTGCGATGAAGGATGAAGAAATTAAGAAGGTAGACAGAGGTGTTCTGTTACTACCCATGACTGCTGGTAGTATCGTGTTAGCCTACAACCTAACAGGAGTCGATCAGCAGATCAAACTCCCTAGGGAAGTTTATACCAATATTTTTCTTGGTAACATCAAGACTTGGAACGATCCTAAAATTACTGCGGCCAACCCTGGTGTTAACTTACCCAATACACCAATCACAATCGTACACCGATCGGATGGTAGTGGTACTACAGGCGTTTTTACTGACCACTTAAGCGCAGTTAGTCCAGAATGGAAATCCAAAGTTGGTAGTGGCAAAACTGTAAGTTGGCCTTCAGGGGTAGGTGCTAAAGGGAATGAAGGTGTAACGGCTCAGGTACAACAGACACAAGGAGCAATTGGTTACGTTGAGTATGGCTACGCCAAACAAAATGAGTTGAAATTTGCATCCTTAGAAAATAAGGCAGGACAATTTATTGTGCCTTCGGATCAATCAGCAGCTAAAACTCTTGAATCCGTTACCTTGCCAGACAATCTCCGCGCTTTTATTACAGATCCAGAAGGGGCGGAATCTTATCCTATCGTGACTTACAGCTGGATTTTGGCTTACAAGAAATATCCTGATGCTGCAAAAGCCAAGGCAGTGGAAGCTATGATTGAGTACGGCTTAACGGAAGGTCAAAAACAGGCTCCAGAATTAGGATATGTTCCTCTTCCTCAACCTGTAGTGCAAAAAGTTGCAGCTGCGGCTGACACTATTAGCCCGGATTATAAAATTGCAGGGGATGCTGCTGGCAATACAACTGCTGCTACAAGCACTGGCAAATAG
- the pstC gene encoding phosphate ABC transporter permease subunit PstC, giving the protein MNTQAENHQPTIQPRSQVEKSIDNGFIWLTRIFALAVAALLLWIAIQVAIQAGPAIREFGLGFLIKSAWNPVTSDYGVLPQIYGTLMSAFIGLLIAVPIGVGTAILLSENLLPLPVKTVIVFLVELLAAIPSVVYGVWAIFVLIPILTDIGKWLNANFGWIPFFSTVPTGPGLLPAGVILAIMVLPIITAISRDALISVPSSLRQAAFGLGATRWETIFKILIPAAFSGIVSAVMLALGRAMGETMAVTMIIGNANTISPSLFAPSNTISSLLANQFAEASGLQVSALMYAALILFVLTLIVNILAEMIVLRVKRL; this is encoded by the coding sequence ATGAATACGCAAGCTGAGAATCATCAACCTACTATTCAACCTCGCTCTCAAGTTGAAAAATCAATAGATAATGGCTTTATCTGGCTAACTCGGATTTTTGCACTGGCAGTTGCAGCACTTCTATTGTGGATAGCAATTCAGGTTGCCATTCAAGCAGGACCTGCAATTCGAGAATTTGGTCTTGGTTTTTTGATAAAAAGTGCTTGGAATCCAGTCACAAGTGACTATGGAGTGCTACCGCAAATCTACGGAACATTGATGAGCGCTTTCATCGGGCTACTTATAGCAGTCCCAATCGGTGTTGGTACTGCGATATTGTTGAGCGAAAATTTGTTACCATTACCTGTTAAAACAGTCATAGTTTTCTTAGTAGAACTGCTAGCAGCTATTCCTAGCGTTGTTTATGGAGTTTGGGCAATTTTTGTGCTCATTCCTATATTGACGGATATTGGAAAATGGCTGAATGCTAACTTTGGGTGGATTCCATTTTTTAGTACTGTTCCTACAGGTCCGGGCTTATTACCTGCCGGGGTTATATTGGCAATTATGGTTCTGCCAATTATTACAGCCATATCCCGCGATGCTCTTATTTCCGTACCCTCTAGTTTGCGTCAAGCTGCTTTCGGGTTGGGGGCGACCCGATGGGAAACCATTTTTAAAATTCTCATTCCTGCTGCTTTTTCTGGGATCGTCAGTGCCGTAATGCTGGCACTCGGTCGGGCAATGGGAGAAACAATGGCTGTCACAATGATTATTGGTAACGCTAACACGATTAGCCCTTCGTTGTTTGCACCATCCAATACAATTTCTTCGCTACTGGCAAATCAGTTTGCAGAAGCAAGCGGTTTACAAGTCAGCGCTCTAATGTACGCAGCGCTAATTCTGTTCGTATTAACTCTGATAGTCAATATTTTGGCAGAGATGATCGTTTTAAGAGTCAAGCGACTGTAG
- the pstA gene encoding phosphate ABC transporter permease PstA — protein sequence MTSTVPNQPGGGFTGNLARAPMSSRTLFSTTMTGIAFLCGILALLPLLAVLTYVLIRGFSSLSLDLFFKLPPPPLVKGGGFGNAIVGTLIMVGIAALISVPFGVLAAIYLTEFSSGKLSRWIRFATNVLSGVPSIIAGVFAYGIVVATTGSFSAVAGGAALSILMLPIIVRTTDEALQLVSQDLRQAAVGLGATNFQTVSWVVVPAAVPAIVTGATLAIARAAGETAPLLFTALFSQFWPSTLFQPTASLAVLVFNFAIAPFKNWQSLAWAASLILVLLVLIASIIARWATRERR from the coding sequence ATGACTTCAACTGTTCCAAACCAGCCTGGTGGCGGATTTACTGGCAACTTAGCTCGCGCTCCTATGTCATCTCGGACACTTTTTAGTACCACAATGACTGGCATAGCATTTCTATGCGGGATATTGGCTCTTTTGCCTTTGTTGGCAGTATTGACTTACGTGTTGATTCGAGGGTTTAGCAGTCTCAGCCTCGATTTATTTTTTAAATTACCACCACCACCTTTAGTGAAAGGAGGTGGTTTTGGCAATGCTATTGTGGGAACACTAATTATGGTGGGGATTGCCGCTTTAATTAGTGTTCCATTTGGAGTCTTGGCAGCCATTTATTTGACAGAATTTAGTTCTGGTAAATTATCTCGGTGGATTCGCTTTGCAACTAACGTTCTGAGTGGAGTTCCCTCGATCATCGCTGGGGTGTTTGCTTACGGTATTGTTGTCGCTACAACAGGGAGTTTTTCAGCAGTTGCTGGCGGTGCAGCTTTGTCAATTCTCATGTTGCCAATTATTGTGCGTACTACTGATGAGGCTTTGCAATTAGTATCACAAGATTTACGGCAAGCTGCTGTTGGGTTGGGAGCAACTAACTTTCAAACAGTTTCTTGGGTCGTTGTACCCGCAGCTGTTCCAGCTATTGTAACTGGCGCAACTCTGGCGATCGCTCGGGCAGCTGGGGAAACTGCCCCCTTGCTATTTACTGCTCTATTTTCTCAGTTTTGGCCGAGTACTTTATTTCAACCCACCGCTTCTCTGGCAGTTTTGGTCTTCAACTTTGCAATTGCTCCCTTCAAAAACTGGCAATCGTTGGCTTGGGCAGCATCTCTCATCTTAGTGTTGTTGGTTTTGATCGCAAGCATCATTGCTCGTTGGGCAACTCGCGAACGGCGCTAA